One genomic window of Branchiostoma floridae strain S238N-H82 chromosome 4, Bfl_VNyyK, whole genome shotgun sequence includes the following:
- the LOC118413885 gene encoding uncharacterized protein LOC118413885 codes for MVLHAGADAGLAVQKRPNVRSSVRDSVVDLIARGVCNRTHHGVKHGRSRSEDRPRDRLPSFRPAMKGLEQSLTTMSLPRRTPGTLHQLSPSTLLLGSSTLPMPAMANLWTREESSQKLPVINERLRTPSRNQRSRSIPMLPPPTKEQASPRRSYSEDHGRMIPIKPSTAEIMFPEKMTESLTPDSGRKSTILKPGGQGQRPVTTNVDKSAEKRVHFQITLPREKEVTFRVPTRKGSGSSRGVSEVSPENNSTVTPVFKVMVTTKNNVEAKPSTADNEKAKIVASPAEALCRTFIDTHKLGAPSTPKLRTSSLTVDHFSAIDSYAGHVNYCDHKKTDQIVKWLEDVNEQQNIDAKVRRSLSSSSSEKISV; via the exons ATGGTGTTGCACGCCGGTGCTGACGCAGGTCTAGCCGTGCAGAAACGTCCGAACGTCCGTTCGTCTGTCAGGGACTCGGTGGTCGACCTCATCGCCCGTGGGGTTTGCAATCGTACCCACCACGGTGTCAAGCACGGCCGCTCCCGCTCCGAGGACAGGCCACGGGACAGGCTGCCGTCCTTCCGTCCTGCCATGAAGGGTTTAGAACAAAGTTTGACCACCATGTCTTTACCTCGGCGCACGCCGGGTACTCTTCACCAACTCTCACCCTCAACTCTCCTCCTAGGCAGCTCCACCCTCCCCATGCCGGCCATGGCAAACCTGTGGACTCGGGAAGAAAGTAGTCAGAAACTACCCGTCATTAACGAAAGGCTAAGAACTCCTTCAAGGAACCAAAGGTCTCGTTCCATACCCATGCTACCCCCGCCCACTAAAGAACAGGCGTCTCCGAG ACGGTCATATAGCGAGGACCATGGAAGGATGATCCCCATCAAACCCAGCACGGCGGAAATCATGTTTCCGGAGAAGATGACGGAGTCCCTGACGCCAGATTCTGGAAGAAAATCCACCATCTTGAAGCCAGGCGGACAGGGCCAGAGACCGGTGACCACAAACGTGGACAAGTCTGCGGAGAAGCGGGTTCACTTTCAGATCACTTTACCCAGAGAAAAAGAG GTCACATTCAGGGTACCGACGCGGAAAGGCAGTGGATCCTCGCGGGGCGTGAGCGAAGTCAGTCCCGAGAACAACTCCACTGTCACGCCGGTCTTTAAAGTCATGGTCACCACAAAGAACAACGTGGAAGCAAAGCCGTCCACAGCGGACAACGAAAAGGCGAAAATCGTAGCTTCCCCAGCTGAAGCGCTGTGCCGTACCTTTATAGACACTCATAAACTCGGAGCTCCGTCTACGCCTAAGCTAAGGACTTCTTCTCTCACCGTGGATCATTTCAGTGCTATAGACTCCTATGCAGGGCACGTCAACTACTGTGACCACAAGAAGACAGACCAGATTGTAAAATGGCTTGAGGACGTGAACGAACAACAAAACATAGACGCAAAAGTCAGAAGAAGTTTGTCGTCCAGTTCGTCTGAGAAGATCAGTGTATGA
- the LOC118414520 gene encoding uncharacterized protein LOC118414520 isoform X1 → MKLRRSMSGTEGGVLLQDLRIGSRGKADLPKSKTPVRHCTYKPPKWGFRADSPAVASQSRQVVSQPEEDKLFMMAYGTQVKMHIFHGEGGRSTSSSILRSINQTPRLGGKKVRFAEITNSLDRVQTRIGRPTTRGNNFFRADEVWGLEENNNDFTKEGGLLPNIENSSDSKDNLDVGLQNSRNLFGMKSGEYEESTPSSRNQGVWHNVPPPTPQSSRITYDLKLVRAQKETRTREGLPGVLISQTHRPHLVTKDRSYVMDRWAEKQGLAPAVQKAPVVYGKGRQVRMGAPSMEHEMVLQELDGGGLHDHLDNGLDVGTSREVNGVMTDNAAPRENPDQPATKNLYSVFGDHDVEKTDMICRWLERCTYLDGEEKEEEEQGVTTDIIVLPSILQDRTS, encoded by the exons ATGAAACTTCGACGGAGTATGTCTGGGACAGAGGGAGGAGTACTGTTGCAAG ATCTTCGCATAGGTTCACGAGGGAAAGCTGACCTACCGAAGTCGAAGACTCCCGTCCGGCACTGTACCTACAAACCGCCAAAGTGGGGCTTCCGAGCGGATTCACCTGCAGTGGCGTCTCAATCTCGCCAAGTGGTGTCCCAACCTGAGGAAGACAAACTGTTCATGATGGCGTACGGCACGCAGGTGAAGATGCACATCTTTCATGGCGAGGGAGGCCGCAGTACGAGCAGCTCCATACTGAGGTCTATCAACCAAACCCCGCGGCTCGGCGGCAAGAAAGTCCGCTTCGCAGAAATCACCAATTCCCTGGACAGAGTACAAACCAGAATCGGCCGTCCTACAACCAGGGGAAATAATTTCTTCCGCGCCGACGAAGTCTGGGGGCTTGAGGAGAACAATAACGACTTCACTAAGGAAGGCGGCCTCCTGCCGAACATTGAAAACTCGTCCGATTCAAAAGACAATTTGGATGTCGGGCTGCAGAACTCCAGAAATCTGTTCGGGATGAAGAGCGGAGAGTATGAGGAGAGCACCCCGAGTTCGCGTAACCAGGGCGTGTGGCATAACGTGCCGCCTCCCACTCCACAGAGCTCGCGCATCACCTACGATCTGAAGCTGGTGCGTGCGCAGAAGGAGACGAGGACCAGGGAAGGCCTTCCAGGTGTGCTGATCTCACAGACACACCGGCCTCACCTGGTGACCAAGGACAGGTCGTACGTCATGGACAG GTGGGCTGAGAAACAAGGTCTTGCACCAGCAGTGCAGAAAGCACCCGTGGTCTACGGCAAGGGTCGGCAGGTCCGTATGGGAGCGCCCTCTATGGAACACGAGATGGTACTGCAGGAATTAGACGGTGGTGGCCTTCACGATCACTTAGACAACGGACTCGACGTCGGCACCTCTCGGGAGGTGAACGGAGTGATGACCGATAACGCTGCCCCTAGGGAAAACCCCGATCAGCCCGCGACCAAGAACTTGTACTCCGTGTTCGGGGATCACGATGTGGAAAAGACCGACATGATTTGCCGCTGGTTGGAAAGGTGTACTTACTTGGACGGCGAGGAGAAAGAGGAGGAAGAGCAGGGAGTAACCACGGATATAATCGTCCTCCCGTCTATCCTGCAGGACAGGACTTCGTAG
- the LOC118414520 gene encoding uncharacterized protein LOC118414520 isoform X2, with protein sequence MPSEDDQGSELSDSDLRIGSRGKADLPKSKTPVRHCTYKPPKWGFRADSPAVASQSRQVVSQPEEDKLFMMAYGTQVKMHIFHGEGGRSTSSSILRSINQTPRLGGKKVRFAEITNSLDRVQTRIGRPTTRGNNFFRADEVWGLEENNNDFTKEGGLLPNIENSSDSKDNLDVGLQNSRNLFGMKSGEYEESTPSSRNQGVWHNVPPPTPQSSRITYDLKLVRAQKETRTREGLPGVLISQTHRPHLVTKDRSYVMDRWAEKQGLAPAVQKAPVVYGKGRQVRMGAPSMEHEMVLQELDGGGLHDHLDNGLDVGTSREVNGVMTDNAAPRENPDQPATKNLYSVFGDHDVEKTDMICRWLERCTYLDGEEKEEEEQGVTTDIIVLPSILQDRTS encoded by the exons ATGCCGAGCGAGGACGACCAAGGCTCTGAGCTGTCAGACTCAG ATCTTCGCATAGGTTCACGAGGGAAAGCTGACCTACCGAAGTCGAAGACTCCCGTCCGGCACTGTACCTACAAACCGCCAAAGTGGGGCTTCCGAGCGGATTCACCTGCAGTGGCGTCTCAATCTCGCCAAGTGGTGTCCCAACCTGAGGAAGACAAACTGTTCATGATGGCGTACGGCACGCAGGTGAAGATGCACATCTTTCATGGCGAGGGAGGCCGCAGTACGAGCAGCTCCATACTGAGGTCTATCAACCAAACCCCGCGGCTCGGCGGCAAGAAAGTCCGCTTCGCAGAAATCACCAATTCCCTGGACAGAGTACAAACCAGAATCGGCCGTCCTACAACCAGGGGAAATAATTTCTTCCGCGCCGACGAAGTCTGGGGGCTTGAGGAGAACAATAACGACTTCACTAAGGAAGGCGGCCTCCTGCCGAACATTGAAAACTCGTCCGATTCAAAAGACAATTTGGATGTCGGGCTGCAGAACTCCAGAAATCTGTTCGGGATGAAGAGCGGAGAGTATGAGGAGAGCACCCCGAGTTCGCGTAACCAGGGCGTGTGGCATAACGTGCCGCCTCCCACTCCACAGAGCTCGCGCATCACCTACGATCTGAAGCTGGTGCGTGCGCAGAAGGAGACGAGGACCAGGGAAGGCCTTCCAGGTGTGCTGATCTCACAGACACACCGGCCTCACCTGGTGACCAAGGACAGGTCGTACGTCATGGACAG GTGGGCTGAGAAACAAGGTCTTGCACCAGCAGTGCAGAAAGCACCCGTGGTCTACGGCAAGGGTCGGCAGGTCCGTATGGGAGCGCCCTCTATGGAACACGAGATGGTACTGCAGGAATTAGACGGTGGTGGCCTTCACGATCACTTAGACAACGGACTCGACGTCGGCACCTCTCGGGAGGTGAACGGAGTGATGACCGATAACGCTGCCCCTAGGGAAAACCCCGATCAGCCCGCGACCAAGAACTTGTACTCCGTGTTCGGGGATCACGATGTGGAAAAGACCGACATGATTTGCCGCTGGTTGGAAAGGTGTACTTACTTGGACGGCGAGGAGAAAGAGGAGGAAGAGCAGGGAGTAACCACGGATATAATCGTCCTCCCGTCTATCCTGCAGGACAGGACTTCGTAG
- the LOC118414520 gene encoding uncharacterized protein LOC118414520 isoform X3, with product MHTDLRIGSRGKADLPKSKTPVRHCTYKPPKWGFRADSPAVASQSRQVVSQPEEDKLFMMAYGTQVKMHIFHGEGGRSTSSSILRSINQTPRLGGKKVRFAEITNSLDRVQTRIGRPTTRGNNFFRADEVWGLEENNNDFTKEGGLLPNIENSSDSKDNLDVGLQNSRNLFGMKSGEYEESTPSSRNQGVWHNVPPPTPQSSRITYDLKLVRAQKETRTREGLPGVLISQTHRPHLVTKDRSYVMDRWAEKQGLAPAVQKAPVVYGKGRQVRMGAPSMEHEMVLQELDGGGLHDHLDNGLDVGTSREVNGVMTDNAAPRENPDQPATKNLYSVFGDHDVEKTDMICRWLERCTYLDGEEKEEEEQGVTTDIIVLPSILQDRTS from the exons ATGCACACAG ATCTTCGCATAGGTTCACGAGGGAAAGCTGACCTACCGAAGTCGAAGACTCCCGTCCGGCACTGTACCTACAAACCGCCAAAGTGGGGCTTCCGAGCGGATTCACCTGCAGTGGCGTCTCAATCTCGCCAAGTGGTGTCCCAACCTGAGGAAGACAAACTGTTCATGATGGCGTACGGCACGCAGGTGAAGATGCACATCTTTCATGGCGAGGGAGGCCGCAGTACGAGCAGCTCCATACTGAGGTCTATCAACCAAACCCCGCGGCTCGGCGGCAAGAAAGTCCGCTTCGCAGAAATCACCAATTCCCTGGACAGAGTACAAACCAGAATCGGCCGTCCTACAACCAGGGGAAATAATTTCTTCCGCGCCGACGAAGTCTGGGGGCTTGAGGAGAACAATAACGACTTCACTAAGGAAGGCGGCCTCCTGCCGAACATTGAAAACTCGTCCGATTCAAAAGACAATTTGGATGTCGGGCTGCAGAACTCCAGAAATCTGTTCGGGATGAAGAGCGGAGAGTATGAGGAGAGCACCCCGAGTTCGCGTAACCAGGGCGTGTGGCATAACGTGCCGCCTCCCACTCCACAGAGCTCGCGCATCACCTACGATCTGAAGCTGGTGCGTGCGCAGAAGGAGACGAGGACCAGGGAAGGCCTTCCAGGTGTGCTGATCTCACAGACACACCGGCCTCACCTGGTGACCAAGGACAGGTCGTACGTCATGGACAG GTGGGCTGAGAAACAAGGTCTTGCACCAGCAGTGCAGAAAGCACCCGTGGTCTACGGCAAGGGTCGGCAGGTCCGTATGGGAGCGCCCTCTATGGAACACGAGATGGTACTGCAGGAATTAGACGGTGGTGGCCTTCACGATCACTTAGACAACGGACTCGACGTCGGCACCTCTCGGGAGGTGAACGGAGTGATGACCGATAACGCTGCCCCTAGGGAAAACCCCGATCAGCCCGCGACCAAGAACTTGTACTCCGTGTTCGGGGATCACGATGTGGAAAAGACCGACATGATTTGCCGCTGGTTGGAAAGGTGTACTTACTTGGACGGCGAGGAGAAAGAGGAGGAAGAGCAGGGAGTAACCACGGATATAATCGTCCTCCCGTCTATCCTGCAGGACAGGACTTCGTAG
- the LOC118414520 gene encoding uncharacterized protein LOC118414520 isoform X4 — translation MMAYGTQVKMHIFHGEGGRSTSSSILRSINQTPRLGGKKVRFAEITNSLDRVQTRIGRPTTRGNNFFRADEVWGLEENNNDFTKEGGLLPNIENSSDSKDNLDVGLQNSRNLFGMKSGEYEESTPSSRNQGVWHNVPPPTPQSSRITYDLKLVRAQKETRTREGLPGVLISQTHRPHLVTKDRSYVMDRWAEKQGLAPAVQKAPVVYGKGRQVRMGAPSMEHEMVLQELDGGGLHDHLDNGLDVGTSREVNGVMTDNAAPRENPDQPATKNLYSVFGDHDVEKTDMICRWLERCTYLDGEEKEEEEQGVTTDIIVLPSILQDRTS, via the exons ATGATGGCGTACGGCACGCAGGTGAAGATGCACATCTTTCATGGCGAGGGAGGCCGCAGTACGAGCAGCTCCATACTGAGGTCTATCAACCAAACCCCGCGGCTCGGCGGCAAGAAAGTCCGCTTCGCAGAAATCACCAATTCCCTGGACAGAGTACAAACCAGAATCGGCCGTCCTACAACCAGGGGAAATAATTTCTTCCGCGCCGACGAAGTCTGGGGGCTTGAGGAGAACAATAACGACTTCACTAAGGAAGGCGGCCTCCTGCCGAACATTGAAAACTCGTCCGATTCAAAAGACAATTTGGATGTCGGGCTGCAGAACTCCAGAAATCTGTTCGGGATGAAGAGCGGAGAGTATGAGGAGAGCACCCCGAGTTCGCGTAACCAGGGCGTGTGGCATAACGTGCCGCCTCCCACTCCACAGAGCTCGCGCATCACCTACGATCTGAAGCTGGTGCGTGCGCAGAAGGAGACGAGGACCAGGGAAGGCCTTCCAGGTGTGCTGATCTCACAGACACACCGGCCTCACCTGGTGACCAAGGACAGGTCGTACGTCATGGACAG GTGGGCTGAGAAACAAGGTCTTGCACCAGCAGTGCAGAAAGCACCCGTGGTCTACGGCAAGGGTCGGCAGGTCCGTATGGGAGCGCCCTCTATGGAACACGAGATGGTACTGCAGGAATTAGACGGTGGTGGCCTTCACGATCACTTAGACAACGGACTCGACGTCGGCACCTCTCGGGAGGTGAACGGAGTGATGACCGATAACGCTGCCCCTAGGGAAAACCCCGATCAGCCCGCGACCAAGAACTTGTACTCCGTGTTCGGGGATCACGATGTGGAAAAGACCGACATGATTTGCCGCTGGTTGGAAAGGTGTACTTACTTGGACGGCGAGGAGAAAGAGGAGGAAGAGCAGGGAGTAACCACGGATATAATCGTCCTCCCGTCTATCCTGCAGGACAGGACTTCGTAG
- the LOC118413328 gene encoding venom phosphodiesterase-like isoform X2, translated as MTKKNMKEQFVETQAHSDKDKPTKTAFRKGLIAGLIVVSVLGISLGLGLGLGLRKSGDKGFRCHRGKWLEEPCISTAGPRCPAGYSEPPVLLISLDGFKAEYLLRNITPTIGRMARCGVHAPYMYSQYPTVTFSNHYTIVTGLYGESSGITENNMYDPVFNTSFCLGCDESFVPAWWGGEPLWNTVKKQGKRSGTFFWPGSDVNVEGMYPDYYKRYDGSIPYEERVNEILKWLDLPEGTRPSFLTLYFSNVDSTGHRYGPNSEEIRQSLEEIDCTMAQLMDGLAERDLLGCINIITVADHGMADTSCDRVVRLDELIDTSGMYIYSGAVGRIRPLRPDIDNTFDPIEVADNLTCTSPHMTVYNKRDLPKRLHFANNRRIEDVVISVADKWLVARNAEDSYASTFCDGGTHGYDNEYRSMHALFVAHGPAFKQNTISQPFQNIELYDLMADLVGVTPAPNNGTRGSLNHILQQPLPVPSEAPPAAAGSCPFPTDYAAASQNQDCTSVPGSSCTGFANSATVEDFDSELNLTSTQESMYQSQHLPFGAPSVTFPTGYCRLTQKDYVAAYNRDTYMPLWSAATLSQDTQMSSADVTSLCRRHDVRVPATDSLNCTEFGDLDIGYLYSPYQKSGDESSWMSALVTSNMVPQHRTFSSILWRPAEEKISGWARTYNGVNVISGPIFDWDLDGTRDMTGTNGTQYLSNTPAPIPTDYFKIVTKCSGGGDITSACQGGKLDVISFILPHRDRYLSVERGCQDTNSLMETHVARVRDIELLTGLRFFPSLDTNQALNLRLFLPTQLWD; from the exons AATGGCTAGAGGAGCCGTGCATCAGCACCGCCGGGCCCCGCTGTCCGGCCGG CTACTCCGAGCCGCCCGTTCTCCTGATCTCTCTCGATGGTTTCAAAGCAGAGTATCTCCTCCGAAACATCACCCCAACCATCGGCAGGATGG CTAGGTGTGGGGTTCATGCACCGTACATGTATTCCCAGTACCCAACTGTGACATTCTCTAATCACTACACCATCGTCACG GGACTGTATGGTGAGTCCAGTGGGATTACGGAAAACAACATGTACGATCCTGTGTTCAACACGTCATTCTGCCTGGGGTGTGATGAGTCTTTCGTCCCTGCCTGGTGGGGAGGAGAGCCG TTGTGGAACACGGTGAAGAAGCAGGGTAAACGTTCAGGGACGTTTTTCTGGCCAGGCTCGGACGTCAACGTGGAGGGCATGTACCCAGACTACTACAAGCGATACGACGG GAGTATTCCTTACGAGGAACGAGTGAATGAGATCTTGAAGTGGTTAGATCTACCCGAGGGTACaag GCCGTCCTTCCTGACACTGTACTTCTCAAATGTGGATTCCACAGGGCACAGATACGGACCCAACTCCGAAGAA ATAAGGCAAAGTCTTGAAGAGATTGACTGCACGATGGCACAGCTTATGGACGGACTGGCGGAGAGAGACCTACTCGGCTGTATCAACATTATCACAGTGGCGGATCATG GAATGGCGGACACGAGCTGCGATAGAGTTGTCCGACTTGACGAG CTGATTGACACAAGTGGGATGTACATCTACTCAGGAGCAGTGGGAAGGATCCGCCCACTCCGGCCCGATATAGATAACACAT TTGATCCTATAGAAGTCGCAGACAATTTAACG TGTACAAGTCCCCACATGACTGTTTACAACAAACGAGACCTTCCCAAACGGCTCCACTTCGCAAACAACAGGCGGATAGAAGACGTTGTCATCAGTGTGGCAGACAAGTGGCTTGTGGCCAG GAATGCCGAAGACTCCTATGCCTCTACATTCTGCGATGGTGGGACACATGGGTACGACAACGAGTACCGTAGCATGCAT GCCCTGTTTGTCGCGCACGGGCCTGCCTTCAAACAGAACACAATATCGCAGCCTTTTCAAAACATCGAACTGTACGACCTTATGGCAG ATCTAGTCGGAGTGACCCCTGCCCCGAACAACGGTACCCGCGGCAGCCTGAACCACATCCTGCAGCAGCCACTGCCCGTACCGTCTGAGGCGCCGCCCGCTGCAGCCGGGTCCTGCCCCTTCCCCACAGATTATGCCGCTGCTTCACAGAACCAGGACTGCACATCGGTACCAGGGTCGTCCTGCACCGGGTTTGCT AATTCTGCAACAGTTGAAGACTTCGACAGTGAACTGAACTTGACCTCAACTCAGG AATCCATGTATCAGTCACAGCATCTCCCATTCGGCGCTCCATCAGTCACCTTTCCCACTGGGTACTGTCGTCTTACACAGAAGGATTATGTAGCCGCCTACAACAGGGACACGTACATGCCGCTGTGGTCTGCTGCCACTCTGTCCCAG GATACACAAATGTCATCAGCAGACGTGACGTCACTATGTCGGCGGCATGACGTCAGAGTCCCTGCTACCGACTCCTTAAACTGTACTGAGTTTGGCGACCTGGACATTGGTTACCTGTACTCACCTT ATCAAAAGTCTGGGGACGAGAGCAGCTGGATGAGTGCCCTGGTGACGAGTAACATGGTTCCACAACACAGGACCTTCTCGTCAA TCCTGTGGCGTCCGGCAGAGGAGAAGATTTCGGGTTGGGCGAGAACTTACAACGGCGTGAACGTCATATCCGGGCCCATCTTTGACTGGGACTTGGACGGTACAAGGGACATGACAGGAACCAACGGCACACA ATATCTATCCAATACACCAGCACCCATCCCCACTGACTATTTCAAGATCGTCACGAAATGTTCTGGTGGTGGTGACATCACTTCCGCCTGCCAAGGTGGAAAACTCGACGTTATCTCCTTTATTTTGCCCCATAGAGACAGATACCTGTCTGTGGAACGGGGCTGCCAG GACACCAACAGCCTGATGGAGACACACGTTGCCCGAGTGAGAGATATAGAGCTACTGACGGGACTGCGCTTCTTCCCTAGCCTCGACACCAACCAGGCGCTGAACCTCAGGCTGTTCCTACCCACTCAGCTATGGGACTGA
- the LOC118413330 gene encoding uncharacterized protein LOC118413330 — protein MATGSKGKRKCLTLSQRIEVIREHEKGGRRSRSLAKDFGVGKTQIANIIKRKREHLDDYANNVPGNQKRRRYPGFQGINDLCWEFYCDTTSRDKPCNGPILQEAGLNFAKDLGVTGFKASNGWLESFKKRHSIITFGKSSGNSRVNRAVVRRRGLMAPCSTDEHVPMDLSNVMNSCKNENSGSQEISASTEPIGSFHPDDVLMGNREQKGRHMTSGHAPPSDISDVTASVASRTLKRPTNTRLATSNQGEEGDIQSVALPALATVKVEIEETEGEEEEDNSGGEIPAGPIKNLSMALKAVNDLRLFCMNEGLGSELFTLYELENRFVSLWMERKTGK, from the coding sequence ATGGCAACAGGGTCGAAGGGGAAGAGGAAGTGTTTGACGCTAAGTCAGAGAATCGAGGTCATCAGAGAGCACGAGAAGGGCGGCAGACGGTCGCGGAGTCTGGCGAAGGACTTCGGTGTGGGGAAGACTCAGATTGCGAACATCATcaagagaaagagagaacaCCTAGACGACTACGCCAACAATGTACCAGGAAACCAGAAGAGAAGGCGCTACCCGGGGTTTCAGGGAATCAACGACTTGTGTTGGGAATTCTACTGTGACACCACATCGCGCGATAAGCCATGTAATGGACCGATACTACAAGAAGCAGGGTTGAACTTCGCCAAGGACCTGGGTGTGACTGGTTTTAAGGCGTCAAACGGGTGGTTGGAGAGCTTCAAAAAGCGCCACAGTATCATCACATTCGGTAAGTCGAGTGGCAATAGTCGGGTAAACAGGGCGGTGGTCCGGAGACGAGGGCTAATGGCTCCCTGTTCAACAGATGAGCATGTACCCATGGACCTTTCAAACGTGATGAACAGTTGTAAAAATGAGAATTCAGGGAGTCAAGAGATCAGTGCAAGTACGGAGCCGATAGGCAGCTTTCACCCGGATGATGTGTTGATGGGAAATCGTGAGCAGAAAGGGAGACATATGACAAGTGGACACGCACCTCCGTCAGACATTTCTGACGTTACCGCATCAGTAGCTTCAAGAACCCTGAAGCGACCGACAAACACTCGGCTAGCTACTAGTAATCAGGGAGAGGAGGGTGACATACAGTCTGTAGCACTACCAGCCCTGGCGACGGTGAAAGTAGAAATAGAAGAGACTGAAGGCGAAGAAGAGGAGGACAACAGTGGTGGAGAAATACCTGCTGGCCCCATTAAGAACCTCAGCATGGCGTTGAAGGCCGTGAACGATCTGAGACTGTTCTGTATGAATGAAGGTCTGGGATCTGAACTGTTCACTCTCTATGAACTAGAAAATCGCTTCGTCTCCTTGTGGATGGAAAGAAAGACAGGGAAATAG